One genomic segment of Ricinus communis isolate WT05 ecotype wild-type chromosome 3, ASM1957865v1, whole genome shotgun sequence includes these proteins:
- the LOC112534124 gene encoding uncharacterized protein LOC112534124 yields the protein MSIARSRETIAQCVSDAQSDSIEVQQKALHTLASMTKVSPHNRSLVAQTDGAISAFLMLTESSSPIIETLALAILFNLSLNPDLKQSLADMDTINLLNSVIVSSRSLQSSRLASSLVCSLAMLDKNKAKFGVAGTIQILVDAVSGPRGPATHHLLSSLAELVQFHGNCTVAVRSGAVEVLIRIVESTGGEDLAGTSLAILGLLARFEEGLNALIRSDHIVSCMADVLKGRCMLGKEGAAEILVRLFDESEDCVRDALELPEFSTVLADISVRGSSRAREKAAQLMKKMTEASLDPYFDTNSMFIQWY from the coding sequence ATGTCAATAGCTAGGTCTCGGGAAACCATTGCTCAATGTGTTTCTGATGCACAATCAGACTCTATTGAGGTTCAACAGAAAGCTCTGCACACCCTAGCTTCCATGACCAAGGTCAGTCCTCACAACAGGAGCTTGGTTGCACAGACAGATGGCGCCATATCTGCCTTTCTCATGCTCACCGAATCTTCATCTCCCATCATTGAAACTCTTGCGCTAGCCATCCTCTTCAACCTCTCTCTAAATCCTGATCTAAAGCAGTCTCTTGCTGACATGGATACTATTAATCTCCTCAATTCAGTAATCGTCTCCTCAAGATCGCTACAATCAAGCAGGTTGGCTTCCTCTTTAGTCTGCAGTTTGGCAATGCTGGACAAGAACAAGGCTAAATTTGGGGTTGCAGGTACTATCCAGATTCTGGTCGATGCTGTTTCAGGACCTCGAGGTCCTGCTACTCACCATCTCCTCAGTTCATTAGCTGAACTCGTACAGTTTCACGGGAATTGCACAGTAGCCGTCCGTTCGGGAGCTGTGGAGGTACTTATCAGGATAGTGGAGAGCACCGGCGGCGAAGATCTAGCAGGAACATCGCTTGCTATTTTGGGACTCCTAGCAAGGTTCGAAGAGGGGCTGAATGCCTTAATAAGAAGCGACCATATCGTGAGTTGCATGGCGGATGTGTTAAAAGGAAGGTGCATGCTGGGCAAAGAAGGGGCAGCTGAGATACTGGTTCGTCTATTCGATGAAAGCGAGGATTGTGTTAGAGATGCTTTGGAGCTGCCAGAATTCTCAACTGTTCTTGCTGATATTTCAGTTAGAGGATCATCAAGGGCTAGAGAGAAAGCTGCGCAGCTCATGAAGAAGATGACAGAGGCTAGCTTGGATCCTTATTTTGATACAAATTCTATGTTTATACAATGGTACTAG
- the LOC8278564 gene encoding acyl-protein thioesterase 2, with the protein MSNSTSAIGSGSGSSAKTFEFGRTHVVRPKGQHQATIVWLHGLGDKGSSWSQLLETLPLPNIKWICPTAPTRPVSIFGGFPCTAWFDVADISEDAPDDLEGLDASAAHVANLLSTEPADIKLGIGGFSMGAATALYSATCRVLGQYGNGNLYTISPSAIVGLSGWLPCSRSLRNRMEGSHEAARSAASLPILLCHGLGDDVVAYKLGEKSAQTLSSAGFRNLTFKPYNGLGHYTIPAEMDEVCNWLTTKLELEGS; encoded by the exons ATGAGCAACAGTACCTCCGCTATTGGTTCAG GAAGTGGAAGTAGCGCGAAGACGTTTGAGTTTGGAAGGACCCATGTGGTCAGGCCAAAAGGACAACACCAGGCAACCATAGTTTGGCTGCACGGCCTTGGAGATAAGGGCTCCAg CTGGTCCCAGCTCCTGGAAACCCTTCCTCTGCCAAAT ATTAAATGGATTTGCCCAACTGCTCCAACAAGGCCAGTATCAATATTTGGTGGATTTCCATGCACTGCTT GGTTTGATGTCGCGGATATTTCGGAAGATGCTCCTGATGACTTAGAGGGGCTGGATGCTTCAGCAGCACATGTTGCCAATCTGTTATCAACAGAGCCTGCTGATA TCAAACTTGGTATTGGTGGCTTCAGCATGGGTGCTGCCACTGCTCTTTATTCTGCCACATGTCGCGTTTTAGGACAATATGGAAATGGAAATCTCTATACCATCAGCCCAAGTGCAATTGTTGGTCTAAGTGGCTGGCTTCCATGTTCAAG GTCTTTGAGGAATCGGATGGAAGGGTCGCATGAAGCTGCACGGTCTGCCGCATCCTTGCCCATTCTGCTCTGTCACGGTTTAG GTGATGATGTGGTTGCATATAAGCTTGGAGAGAAATCAGCACAGACATTAAGTTCAGCTGGATTTCGAAATCTTACATTTAAACCCTACAATGG CCTCGGCCACTATACAATTCCTGCAGAGATGGATGAAGTCTGTAATTGGCTAACCACAAAGTTGGAGCTAGAGGGCTCATGA